One stretch of Rhipicephalus sanguineus isolate Rsan-2018 chromosome 10, BIME_Rsan_1.4, whole genome shotgun sequence DNA includes these proteins:
- the LOC119372279 gene encoding COP9 signalosome complex subunit 4 isoform X1, with protein MATAAFRQQLTSLAVAGGSPKDQAERYRAVLEAILKSAGQELVEGLKVFVEAIVNENVSLVISRQLLTDVGSHLTSLPDDVSKCVSHFTLDKVQPRVVSFEEQVASIRQHLAEIYVQEQSWREAASVLVGIPLETGQKQYSVDYKLETYLKIARLYLEDEDPVQAEAYINRASLLQAETKNEQLQIYYKVCYARVLDYRRKFIEAAQRYNELSYKPIIHEDERMTALRNALICTILASAGQQRSRMLATLFKDERCQQLPAYNILEKMYLDRIIRRSELEDFSALLQSHQKATIADGSTILDRAVVEHNLLSASKLYNNITFEELGALLEIPSSKAEKIASQMITEGRMNGYIDQIDSIVHFESREVLPSWNQQIQGLCFQVNNIIEKIGSIAPEWMSQALEEHMST; from the exons ATGGCTACAGCAGCGTTTCGGCAGCAACTAACAAGCTTGGCAGTCGCTGGAGGTTCACCTAAAGATCAAGCAGAAAG GTACCGAGCGGTGCTTGAGGCGATCCTCAAGAGTGCCGGACAGGAACTGGTCGAAGGACTGAAAGTTTTCGTCGAAGCTA TTGTTAACGAGAATGTGAGCCTTGTGATATCTCGGCAACTCCTGACCGACGTCGGCAGCCACCTGACTTCACTGCCGGACGACGTCTCAAAATGCGTTTCTCATTTCACGTTGGATAAGGTCCAGCCTCGGGTTGTGTCTTTCGAAGAACAG GTGGCGAGCATTCGACAGCACCTAGCTGAAATCTACGTGCAAGAGCAGAGTTGGAGGGAAGCGGCCAGCGTACTCGTCGGAATCCCGCTGGAAACTGGACAGAA GCAGTATTCTGTGGACTACAAACTCGAGACGTACCTGAAGATTGCTCGCCTCTACCTGGAGGACGAGGACCCCGTTCAGGCCGAGGCGTACATCAACCGAGCTTCGCTGCTCCAAGCAGAAACCAAGAATGAGCAGCTGCAAATCTACTATAAG GTGTGCTATGCCAGAGTGTTGGACTACAGGCGTAAATTCATCGAGGCGGCTCAGCGGTACAACGAGCTTTCGTACAAGCCGATAATTCACGAGGACGAGCGAATGACTGCCCTTAGGAATGCTCTCATTTGTACCATCCTGGCCTCAGCTG GTCAACAGAGGTCACGTATGTTGGCCACACTGTTCAAAGATGAGAGGTGCCAGCAGCTGCCTGCCTACAATATCCTGGAAAAGAT GTATCTGGATCGCATCATCAGGAGGAGCGAACTGGAAGACTTCTCAGCACTGTTGCAGTCGCACCAGAAGGCGACAATTGCCGATG GAAGCACAATACTGGACAGAGCTGTAGTGGAGCACAATTTGTTGTCTGCCAGCAAACTGTACAACAACATCACATTTGAAGAGCTGGGTGCCCTGCTGGAAATTCCTTCATCCAAG GCCGAGAAAATAGCCTCACAGATGATTACTGAAGGCAGGATGAATGGCTACATTGACCAGATTGATTCTATCGTCCATTTTGAAA GCCGTGAGGTGTTGCCGTCCTGGAACCAGCAGATCCAGGGTCTGTGCTTCCAGGTGAACAACATCATCGAGAAGATCGGCTCCATCGCACCCGAATGGATGAGCCAGGCATTGGAAGAGCACATGTCCACTTAA
- the LOC119372279 gene encoding COP9 signalosome complex subunit 4 isoform X2 — translation MATAAFRQQLTSLAVAGGSPKDQAERYRAVLEAILKSAGQELVEGLKVFVEAIVNENVSLVISRQLLTDVGSHLTSLPDDVSKCVSHFTLDKVQPRVVSFEEQVASIRQHLAEIYVQEQSWREAASVLVGIPLETGQKQYSVDYKLETYLKIARLYLEDEDPVQAEAYINRASLLQAETKNEQLQIYYKVCYARVLDYRRKFIEAAQRYNELSYKPIIHEDERMTALRNALICTILASAGQQRSRMLATLFKDERCQQLPAYNILEKMYLDRIIRRSELEDFSALLQSHQKATIADGSTILDRAVVEHNLLSASKLYNNITFEELGALLEIPSSKASKIASQMITEGRMNGYIDQIDSIVHFESREVLPSWNQQIQGLCFQVNNIIEKIGSIAPEWMSQALEEHMST, via the exons ATGGCTACAGCAGCGTTTCGGCAGCAACTAACAAGCTTGGCAGTCGCTGGAGGTTCACCTAAAGATCAAGCAGAAAG GTACCGAGCGGTGCTTGAGGCGATCCTCAAGAGTGCCGGACAGGAACTGGTCGAAGGACTGAAAGTTTTCGTCGAAGCTA TTGTTAACGAGAATGTGAGCCTTGTGATATCTCGGCAACTCCTGACCGACGTCGGCAGCCACCTGACTTCACTGCCGGACGACGTCTCAAAATGCGTTTCTCATTTCACGTTGGATAAGGTCCAGCCTCGGGTTGTGTCTTTCGAAGAACAG GTGGCGAGCATTCGACAGCACCTAGCTGAAATCTACGTGCAAGAGCAGAGTTGGAGGGAAGCGGCCAGCGTACTCGTCGGAATCCCGCTGGAAACTGGACAGAA GCAGTATTCTGTGGACTACAAACTCGAGACGTACCTGAAGATTGCTCGCCTCTACCTGGAGGACGAGGACCCCGTTCAGGCCGAGGCGTACATCAACCGAGCTTCGCTGCTCCAAGCAGAAACCAAGAATGAGCAGCTGCAAATCTACTATAAG GTGTGCTATGCCAGAGTGTTGGACTACAGGCGTAAATTCATCGAGGCGGCTCAGCGGTACAACGAGCTTTCGTACAAGCCGATAATTCACGAGGACGAGCGAATGACTGCCCTTAGGAATGCTCTCATTTGTACCATCCTGGCCTCAGCTG GTCAACAGAGGTCACGTATGTTGGCCACACTGTTCAAAGATGAGAGGTGCCAGCAGCTGCCTGCCTACAATATCCTGGAAAAGAT GTATCTGGATCGCATCATCAGGAGGAGCGAACTGGAAGACTTCTCAGCACTGTTGCAGTCGCACCAGAAGGCGACAATTGCCGATG GAAGCACAATACTGGACAGAGCTGTAGTGGAGCACAATTTGTTGTCTGCCAGCAAACTGTACAACAACATCACATTTGAAGAGCTGGGTGCCCTGCTGGAAATTCCTTCATCCAAGGCGAGT AAAATAGCCTCACAGATGATTACTGAAGGCAGGATGAATGGCTACATTGACCAGATTGATTCTATCGTCCATTTTGAAA GCCGTGAGGTGTTGCCGTCCTGGAACCAGCAGATCCAGGGTCTGTGCTTCCAGGTGAACAACATCATCGAGAAGATCGGCTCCATCGCACCCGAATGGATGAGCCAGGCATTGGAAGAGCACATGTCCACTTAA
- the LOC119372278 gene encoding nuclear envelope integral membrane protein 1 produces the protein MASTVLKWLPAVVLLHIVSGDATSSTVLREGHQYLARSYNNRNDLAVFCYPGEPASYWSLFKSVYVEFKLVPERYTLFEGPDEASVRAQFDSHIASWVPLLPWRRSTISLSAFRPHCIGVVSEDDYRFQLVVREANYWRLLQFLVSVLMFFSVPSLCRNVLVFYSCGVAVGIMASLLVVVFVLGRLLPRRSACFTVLCFGWSLVLYLLQLLWSNVYQVLADYRNVLAGYIAFTALLSFAVCYRVGPPTNPRTLDLIQWSLQLVALAGVITSSEIREVTCATALAMLVAYNLPPSWTAKMRTWWRTRVCRPKVKLLTEEEYILQGDVETRKALESLREFCGSPNCRTWQVVTRLKDPVRFAKFVQGQSHLADEEVLQYELDSSDRPPSDEDYQLTEESDDEQPSFTELVE, from the exons ATGGCGTCGACTGTCCTCAAGTGGTTGCCGGCTGTTGTCCTACTGCACATCGTCTCGGGCGACGCTACTTCGTCGACGGTCCTGCGAGAAGGCCACCAATACCTGGCCCGATCGTACAACAACAGGAACGACCTCGCCGTATTCTGCTACCCGGGCGAGCCCGCTAGTTACTGGTCGCTCTTCAAGTCCGTCTACGTCGAGTTCAAGCTCGTGCCAGAGCGCTACACGCTCTTCGAGGGGCCCGACGAGGCGTCCGTGCGGGCGCAGTTCGACTCGCACATCGCCAGCTGGGTCCCGCTGCTTCCCTGGAGGCGCTCCACCATCTCGCTGTCGGCATTCAGACCTCACTGCATCGGCGTCGTGTCCGAAGACGACTACCGTTTCCAGCTGGTGGTGCGCGAGGCCAACTACTGGCGCCTGCTGCAGTTCCTCGTCTCGGTGCTGATGTTCTTCAGCGTGCCTTCGCTGTGCCGCAACGTGCTCGTCTTCTACTCgtgcggcgtcgccgtcggcatAATGGCCTCGTTACTCGTCGTCGTATTCGTCCTGGGTCGCCTGTTACCGCGTCGCTCAGCGTGCTTCACGGTTCTCTGCTTCGGCTGGTCGCTGGTGCTGTACTTGCTGCAACTGCTGTGGTCGAACGTTTATCAG GTGCTGGCTGACTACAGGAACGTGCTGGCTGGCTACATCGCATTCACGGCGCTCCTCAGTTTCGCCGTCTGCTACCGCGTGGGGCCACCGACAAATCCTCGGACTCTGGATTTGATTCAGTGGTCCCTGCAGCTAGTGGCACTGGCTGGAGTAATAACGTCGTCAGAGATCCGCGAGGTGACGTGCGCCACGGCGCTCGCCATGCTGGTGGCCTACAACCTCCCGCCGAGCTGGACGGCCAAGATGAGGACCTGGTGGAGGACACGCGTGTGCCGGCCAAAGGTGAAGCTCCTTACCGAGGAAGAGTACATATTGCAGGGCGATGTCGAAACGAGAAAGGCCCTGGAATCTCTGCGAGAGTTTTGTGGCAGCCCCAACTGCAGGACGTGGCAGGTGGTGACCCGCTTGAAGGATCCCGTGCGGTTCGCCAAGTTCGTTCAGGGACAGTCGCATCTCGCGGACGAGGAAGTGCTCCAGTACGAGCTGGATTCGTCGGACAGGCCGCCAAGCGACGAGGACTACCAGCTGACAGAGGAGAGTGACGACGAACAGCCGTCGTTTACGGAACTTGTAGAGTAG